A genome region from Arachis duranensis cultivar V14167 chromosome 8, aradu.V14167.gnm2.J7QH, whole genome shotgun sequence includes the following:
- the LOC107461085 gene encoding uncharacterized protein LOC107461085, translating to MNNYFFFLFLFFISSFTYSSGMRLDIHDKHVVMDNGIVEVTISNPEGFVTEIRYNGIDNLLELLNKESNRGYFDMVWDEGKSKRKKGEFDRMEATNMSVIVENEEQVELSFTRMWNSSLQGLYPPLNIDKRFVMVSGSSGFYTYAIYEHLDEWPGFNLSNTRIAFKLRKDKFHYMVVAGDRQRFMPLPDDREEGRGQVLAYPEAVLLVNPIEPQFKGEVDDKYQYSCESRNNEVHGWISMDPPKSTGFWIITPSNEFRSGGPLKQYLASHVGPTSLSVFHSTHYSGVDLIMRFRPNEAWKKVYGPIFIYLNSLSNGESPTGLWDDARQQMVNEIESWPYKFPASEDFVKAEQRGQVEGRLLVRDRYMSDAFIPVSSASVGLASPGEPGSWQRESKGYQFWTITDDKGYFSITNILPGKYNVYSWVKGYIGDYKYDKVINITSGSEVNVGEIVYEALREGATLWEIGIPDRSAAEFYVPDPNPKYINRIYVNHTDRYRQYGLWERYADLYPKEDLVYNVGTSDYTKDWFFAQVNRKKGNKTYQATTWQINFNLENVNANGTYKLRVALASVHYAELQIRVKNSSEANPPLFTSGVIGSENTIARHGIHGFYWLFNVDIKGTLLAQGNNSIFFSQPNNSSPFQGILYDYIRLEAPPHHTNFTPKLNIL from the exons GGATGCGCTTGGACATTCACGATAAACAT GTGGTTATGGATAATGGCATAGTTGAGGTCACTATATCAAATCCTGAAGGATTTGTTACAGAGATTCGGTATAATGGAATCGACAATTTGCTTGAACTTCTTAACAAGGAATCTAACCGAGG GTACTTCGATATGGTGTGGGATGAAGGTAAGTCAAAGAGGAAAAAAGGTGAATTTGACAG AATGGAAGCTACAAATATGAGTGTGATAGTGGAAAATGAGGAACAAGTGGAGCTATCATTCACAAGAATGTGGAATTCTTCTCTTCAGGGATTGTATCCCCCACTCAACATTGATAAAAG gtTTGTAATGGTTAGTGGGTCGTCGGGGTTCTATACCTATGCAATATACGAGCATTTGGATGAATGGCCAGGATTCAATCTCTCCAATACAAGGATTGCTTTCAAGCTTAGAAAGGACAA GTTCCATTACATGGTGGTAGCAGGGGACAGACAGAGATTTATGCCTCTTCCTGATGatagagaagaaggaagaggccAAGTTCTTGCTTATCCTGAAGCTGTCTTGCTTGTCAATCCTATTGAGCCTCAATTCAAAGGAGAg gtggatgaCAAGTATCAATATTCATGTGAGAGCAGAAACAACGAAGTTCATGGTTGGATATCCATGGATCCACCCAAATCCACCGGCTTCTGGATCATCACCCCAAGCAATGAGTTCCGATCCGGCGGCCCCCTCAAACAATATCTCGCTTCTCACGTCGGCCCCACTTCCTTATCC GTATTTCATAGCACACACTATTCCGGGGTAGATCTGATAATGAGGTTTAGGCCCAATGAAGCCTGGAAGAAAGTATATGGGCCCATATTTATATATCTTAATTCACTCTCTAATGGAGAAAGCCCAACAGGGCTCTGGGACGACGCCAGACAACAG ATGGTGAATGAAATTGAAAGCTGGCCCTATAAGTTTCCAGCTTCAGAGGATTTTGTGAAAGCTGAGCAAAGGGGTCAAGTTGAAGGAAGATTGCTTGTCCGTGACAG GTACATGAGTGATGCATTCATCCCAGTTAGCAGTGCTTCTGTGGGATTAGCTTCTCCAGGAGAGCCTGGCTCTTGGCAAAGGGAATCCAAG GGTTATCAATTTTGGACCATTACTGATGATAAAGGCTATTTCTCAATTACTAACATACTCCCTGGGAAATATAATGTCTACTCCTGGGTCAAAGGATACATTGGTGACTATAAATATGATAAAGTCATTAACATAACTTCAG GGAGTGAAGTTAATGTGGGTGAAATTGTTTATGAGGCACTAAGAGAAGGTGCTACTTTGTGGGAAATAGGTATACCTGATCGTTCTGCTGCTGAGTTCTATGTTCCTGATCCTAACCCCAAATACATTAACAGAATTTATGTCAACCATACAGATAG GTATAGGCAATATGGGTTGTGGGAGAGATATGCTGATTTGTATCCAAAAGAAGACTTAGTATACAATGTTGGCACAAGTGACTATACAAAAGATTGGTTCTTTGCTCAGGTTAACag GAAGAAGGGAAATAAGACATACCAAGCAACCACTTGgcaaattaatttcaatttggaAAATGTGAATGCCAATGGAACTTACAAATTGCGAGTGGCTCTGGCCTCTGTACATTATGCCGAGTTACAG ATTCGGGTGAAGAATTCATCAGAAGCAAATCCACCATTATTTACAAGTGGAGTTATTGGATCAGAAAACACCATAGCTAGACATGGAATTCATGGGTTCTATTGGCTTTTCAACGTTGATATAAAAGGCACTCTTCTTGCACAGGGAAATAATTCAATCTTTTTTTCACAACCCAATAATTCAAGTCCCTTTCAAGGAATTTTGTATGATTATATTCGTCTAGAAGCACCACCCCATCACACAAATTtcacaccaaaattaaatattctt